One window from the genome of Streptomyces sp. NBC_00287 encodes:
- a CDS encoding MarR family winged helix-turn-helix transcriptional regulator: MTGTQTTKAPPSLLYMVKQVELVVRSHLDELVRASGITALQYTALTVLQRHDGLSAAQLARDSFVTAQSIADLVRSLETRGLVRRERNPQSRRELLILLTEEGRELLARHEEPVRELEERMVRDLTAHQAEQFRQALSKAWHALS; encoded by the coding sequence ATGACCGGCACCCAGACGACCAAGGCACCTCCCTCGCTTCTCTACATGGTGAAACAGGTGGAGCTCGTGGTGCGCTCCCACCTGGACGAGCTGGTCAGAGCCTCGGGAATCACCGCGCTCCAGTACACGGCGCTGACCGTGCTGCAGCGGCACGACGGACTCTCGGCGGCCCAGCTGGCCCGCGACTCGTTCGTCACCGCCCAGTCCATCGCCGATCTCGTACGGTCACTGGAGACCCGCGGTCTGGTCCGGCGGGAGCGCAATCCGCAGAGCCGGCGGGAGCTGCTGATCCTGCTGACCGAAGAGGGGCGCGAGCTGCTGGCCCGGCACGAGGAACCGGTGCGGGAGCTGGAGGAGCGGATGGTGCGGGATCTCACGGCACACCAGGCCGAGCAGTTCCGCCAGGCTCTGTCGAAGGCCTGGCACGCACTGTCGTGA
- a CDS encoding aldehyde dehydrogenase family protein, with translation MTTFEIEPGRLFIGGRWREAADGARTEVVDPSRGAVLTTVAQAGPADVDAAVRAAREAFDSGTWSGLSGRERGRVLHRVAELIRENADEIARLESLDVGKPITLCQAVDVTNAANDYEHFAALAHSLHGANRDTPLNALAYTRREPLGVVAAITPFNFPLILAGSKLGPALAAGNTVVHKPADETPLSALYMAELLQKAGVPDGVVNVVTGTGPGAGEALLRHPGVDKVAFTGSTAVGRHVASAAGEALKPVTMELGGNAAHIVFEDADLEKAVGAVIKAFVFNTGQFCMGGPRLLAARPVYDTLLGILAEAVPGVPVGDPRRPETVVGPMAGEKHLRKVEEYVDLARKEGGSIVCGGERLDLDGGYYYRPTVIADLPNDSRVVQEEVFGPVLTVQPFDSEDEAVALANSTPYGLASGIQTGSLARAHRVAERLQAGIVWINDWAMLDPAVPFGGVKDSGFGREYGPEALAAYTKVKSVVVSLA, from the coding sequence ATGACCACCTTCGAGATCGAACCCGGCCGACTGTTCATCGGGGGCCGGTGGCGCGAGGCCGCCGACGGGGCGCGCACCGAGGTGGTCGACCCGTCCCGGGGCGCGGTCCTCACCACGGTCGCTCAGGCGGGCCCCGCCGACGTGGACGCGGCCGTCCGGGCCGCCCGGGAGGCCTTCGACAGCGGGACCTGGTCCGGGCTGAGCGGACGCGAGCGCGGCCGGGTGCTGCACCGCGTCGCCGAGCTGATCCGCGAGAACGCCGACGAGATCGCCCGGCTGGAGAGCCTCGACGTGGGCAAGCCCATCACCCTGTGCCAGGCCGTCGATGTCACCAACGCCGCCAACGACTACGAGCACTTCGCCGCGCTCGCCCACTCCCTGCACGGCGCCAACCGCGACACGCCCCTGAACGCCCTCGCCTACACCCGGCGCGAGCCGCTCGGCGTGGTCGCCGCGATCACCCCCTTCAACTTCCCGCTGATCCTGGCCGGTTCCAAGCTCGGCCCGGCGCTCGCGGCCGGTAACACGGTCGTCCACAAGCCCGCCGACGAGACCCCGCTCAGCGCCCTGTACATGGCCGAACTGCTGCAGAAGGCAGGCGTCCCGGACGGCGTGGTCAACGTCGTCACCGGCACGGGCCCCGGGGCGGGCGAGGCCCTTCTGCGCCACCCGGGCGTGGACAAGGTCGCGTTCACCGGCTCCACCGCCGTCGGCCGGCATGTGGCGAGCGCCGCCGGGGAGGCCCTCAAGCCCGTCACCATGGAACTCGGCGGCAACGCCGCCCACATCGTCTTCGAGGACGCCGATCTGGAGAAGGCGGTCGGCGCCGTCATCAAGGCCTTCGTCTTCAACACCGGCCAGTTCTGCATGGGCGGCCCCCGCCTGCTGGCGGCCCGACCCGTCTACGACACCCTGCTGGGCATCCTCGCCGAGGCCGTCCCCGGCGTCCCGGTCGGCGACCCGCGCAGGCCCGAGACGGTCGTGGGCCCGATGGCGGGGGAGAAGCACCTGAGGAAGGTCGAGGAGTACGTCGACCTGGCCCGCAAGGAGGGCGGCAGCATCGTCTGCGGCGGTGAACGGCTCGACCTGGACGGCGGCTACTACTACCGGCCCACTGTGATCGCCGACCTGCCCAACGACTCCCGGGTCGTGCAGGAGGAGGTCTTCGGGCCGGTTCTCACCGTGCAGCCCTTCGACTCCGAGGACGAGGCGGTCGCCCTCGCCAACTCCACGCCGTACGGCCTCGCTTCGGGCATCCAGACCGGCAGCCTCGCCCGCGCCCACCGTGTCGCCGAGCGGCTCCAGGCGGGCATCGTCTGGATCAACGACTGGGCGATGCTCGACCCCGCCGTCCCCTTCGGCGGGGTGAAGGACTCCGGGTTCGGCCGTGAGTACGGCCCCGAGGCGCTCGCCGCCTACACCAAGGTCAAGTCCGTCGTCGTCTCGCTCGCCTGA
- a CDS encoding NAD(P)-dependent alcohol dehydrogenase — protein sequence MPIPTRAAVVESGGAPFTLADVVLDDPGPHEAVVRMVAAGLCHTDLSVASGGLPFPLPGVLGHEGAGVVEAVGSAVTAVAPGDHVALSFTSCGDCRNCRGGHPAYCATWLPLNLIGGHRADGTSTIGRAGEPLGGHFFGQSSFAERALVDERSLVKVDADVPLESLAPLGCGVQTGVGAVWNVLKPDTGDSVVVLGAGAVGLSAVMAAALTPATTIVAVDRVGERLALARELGATHIIDAAEHDLGEALAEITGGRGADGVVETTGNVGVLRQGTDALAARGTLVVVGAPPFGTEVALDVNGLLGGKRIVGLTLGDAETQTFVPALVRLVKEGRLPLHRLISTYPFADIDQAVRDMRAGKAIKPVLVF from the coding sequence ATGCCCATCCCCACCCGCGCCGCCGTCGTCGAGTCCGGCGGCGCCCCTTTCACCCTCGCCGACGTCGTCCTGGACGACCCCGGTCCGCACGAGGCGGTCGTCCGTATGGTCGCGGCCGGCCTGTGCCACACCGACCTTTCCGTCGCGAGCGGCGGACTGCCCTTCCCGCTGCCCGGAGTTCTGGGGCATGAGGGCGCGGGCGTGGTGGAGGCGGTCGGATCCGCCGTCACCGCGGTCGCGCCCGGCGACCATGTCGCCCTGTCCTTCACCTCCTGCGGCGACTGCCGCAACTGCCGGGGAGGACACCCGGCGTACTGCGCCACCTGGCTGCCGCTGAACCTCATCGGCGGTCACCGGGCCGACGGCACCAGCACCATCGGCCGGGCCGGCGAGCCGCTGGGCGGCCACTTCTTCGGCCAGTCCTCGTTCGCCGAGCGGGCGTTGGTGGACGAGCGCAGCCTCGTCAAGGTCGACGCCGACGTGCCGCTGGAGTCTCTCGCCCCGCTGGGGTGCGGCGTACAGACCGGTGTCGGCGCCGTGTGGAACGTACTGAAGCCGGACACCGGCGACTCCGTCGTCGTCCTCGGCGCGGGAGCGGTCGGCCTCTCGGCGGTCATGGCCGCCGCCCTCACTCCCGCCACCACGATCGTCGCCGTCGACCGGGTTGGCGAACGCCTGGCGCTGGCCCGCGAGTTGGGCGCCACCCACATCATCGACGCGGCTGAGCACGACCTCGGGGAAGCCCTCGCGGAGATCACCGGCGGCCGGGGCGCCGACGGTGTCGTCGAGACGACCGGCAACGTCGGCGTGCTGCGCCAGGGCACCGACGCGCTCGCCGCCCGCGGCACCCTCGTCGTGGTGGGCGCCCCGCCGTTCGGGACCGAAGTCGCCCTGGACGTCAACGGATTGCTGGGCGGCAAGCGCATCGTCGGCCTCACCCTCGGTGACGCCGAGACGCAGACCTTCGTACCCGCCCTGGTCCGTCTGGTGAAGGAGGGGCGGCTGCCGCTGCACCGCCTGATCAGCACGTATCCGTTCGCGGACATCGATCAGGCGGTGCGGGACATGCGCGCGGGCAAGGCCATCAAGCCCGTGCTGGTGTTCTAA
- a CDS encoding NADP-dependent oxidoreductase: protein MSTVNTMRAIGQDVLGGPEVLKEVELERPSPRPNEILVRMRAAGLNPTDWKHREHGGFLGQPPFVLGWDVSGVVEQVGIGVARFQPGDEVFGMLPYPFGHGSHAEFVTGPARAFALKPAVIDHVQGGALPLVSLTAWQALVETADVRPGQRVLIHAAAGGVGHVAVQIAKARGAYVIGTASEGKHDFLRKLGADELIDYRSTDFAEAVRDVDVVLDTIGDDYSLRSLRVLRPGGLLVSILPVGSDELYTEAERLGVRALRMLVDASHSGMKAVADLVERGELRATIAGTFPLADAAEAHRLGDTGRTTGKLVLLGE, encoded by the coding sequence ATGAGCACTGTGAACACCATGCGCGCCATCGGTCAGGACGTCCTCGGCGGTCCCGAGGTCCTCAAGGAAGTGGAGCTGGAGCGGCCGTCGCCGCGCCCGAACGAGATTCTGGTCCGGATGCGGGCCGCCGGGCTCAACCCGACCGACTGGAAGCACCGCGAACACGGCGGCTTCCTGGGGCAGCCGCCCTTCGTCCTCGGCTGGGACGTCTCCGGCGTGGTCGAGCAGGTGGGTATCGGTGTCGCCCGCTTCCAGCCCGGCGACGAGGTCTTCGGCATGCTGCCGTACCCCTTCGGCCATGGCTCGCACGCCGAGTTCGTCACCGGCCCGGCCCGCGCCTTCGCCCTGAAGCCCGCCGTGATCGACCACGTCCAGGGCGGCGCGCTGCCGCTGGTCTCCCTCACCGCGTGGCAGGCGCTGGTCGAGACGGCCGACGTCCGGCCGGGGCAGCGGGTGCTGATCCACGCGGCGGCCGGCGGGGTCGGCCATGTGGCCGTGCAGATCGCCAAGGCGCGCGGCGCATACGTCATCGGCACGGCGAGCGAGGGCAAGCACGACTTTCTGCGGAAGCTGGGCGCGGACGAGCTGATCGACTACCGGTCGACCGACTTCGCCGAGGCCGTGCGGGACGTCGATGTCGTCCTGGACACGATCGGCGACGACTACAGCCTGCGCTCGCTGCGGGTGCTGCGGCCGGGCGGGCTGCTGGTGTCGATCCTGCCGGTCGGCTCGGACGAGCTGTACACGGAGGCCGAGCGGCTCGGTGTGCGCGCGCTGCGGATGCTCGTCGACGCCTCGCACTCCGGGATGAAGGCCGTCGCCGACCTCGTCGAGCGCGGCGAGTTGCGCGCCACCATCGCCGGGACCTTCCCGCTGGCCGACGCCGCCGAGGCACACCGCCTCGGCGACACCGGCCGGACCACCGGGAAGCTGGTCCTGCTGGGCGAGTGA
- a CDS encoding GlxA family transcriptional regulator has translation MHEQHRERVVVLALDGVYPFELGIPARILGAANGRYEVLTCSVDGRPVRTNADFTIGVAHGPEILATADTVVIAAIDASCITEELPDEVSAALALIRPEARIVSICTAAFVLAAAGLLDGRKATTHWHLVDHFRRMYPHIDLDPDVLFVDDGRILASAGAASGIDVCLHLVRKDHGSRIANFVARACVVPPFRDGGQAQYIEQPVPDEAATSTAATRAWALERLGEPLTLADLAAHARMSGRTFARRFNDEVGLSPGRWIVQQRVARARHLLEASDLPVDHIAGEVGFATGASLRQHLHAAIGVSPQAYRRTFQESRRA, from the coding sequence ATGCATGAGCAGCACAGAGAACGCGTGGTCGTCCTGGCACTCGACGGGGTCTACCCCTTCGAGCTGGGCATCCCCGCCCGGATCCTCGGCGCAGCGAACGGCCGGTACGAGGTCCTGACCTGCAGCGTCGACGGCCGCCCGGTGCGCACCAATGCCGACTTCACCATCGGCGTCGCACACGGCCCCGAGATCCTCGCCACCGCCGACACGGTGGTGATCGCGGCGATCGACGCGTCATGCATCACCGAGGAACTCCCCGACGAGGTGAGCGCCGCCCTCGCGCTGATCCGCCCCGAGGCGCGCATCGTCTCCATCTGCACCGCCGCCTTCGTGCTCGCCGCGGCCGGACTGCTCGACGGACGCAAGGCCACTACCCACTGGCACCTGGTCGACCATTTCCGGCGGATGTACCCCCACATCGACCTCGACCCGGATGTGCTCTTCGTCGACGACGGCCGCATCCTGGCCTCGGCCGGCGCCGCCTCCGGCATCGACGTCTGCCTCCATCTGGTCCGCAAGGACCACGGCAGCCGGATCGCCAACTTCGTCGCCCGCGCCTGCGTCGTCCCGCCCTTCCGCGACGGCGGCCAGGCCCAGTACATCGAGCAGCCGGTCCCCGACGAGGCCGCCACGAGCACCGCGGCCACCCGCGCCTGGGCCCTGGAGCGCCTGGGCGAACCACTGACGCTCGCCGATCTCGCCGCCCATGCCCGGATGAGCGGGCGCACCTTCGCCCGCCGCTTCAACGACGAGGTGGGCCTGAGCCCCGGCCGCTGGATCGTCCAGCAACGCGTCGCCCGCGCCCGCCACTTGCTGGAGGCCAGCGATCTGCCGGTGGACCACATCGCCGGCGAGGTCGGCTTCGCCACCGGCGCCTCCCTGCGCCAGCATCTGCACGCGGCGATCGGCGTCTCGCCGCAGGCCTATCGGCGCACGTTCCAGGAATCCCGCCGCGCCTGA
- a CDS encoding TetR/AcrR family transcriptional regulator yields the protein MSTPPPEDPRAARTRERLRRALLDECAERPLARVSVAAVVRRAEVGRATFYLHYDGLEALAVDACADVVREAVQALHAWRGRPDPVHAPPALVEFFASLTPHAGLYRELLSPGGGGPLGRVLHRDLRAYSLRERELAGAADAPLVASAVAATFAGVLGDWLHGLIEATSEEVAHQVWQLLVALHASR from the coding sequence ATGAGCACGCCCCCGCCCGAGGACCCACGGGCCGCCCGCACCCGGGAGCGGCTGCGCCGGGCCCTGCTCGACGAGTGCGCCGAACGGCCGCTCGCCCGGGTCTCGGTGGCCGCGGTGGTGCGCCGGGCCGAGGTCGGCCGGGCCACGTTCTATTTGCACTACGACGGTCTGGAGGCGCTGGCCGTCGATGCCTGCGCGGACGTGGTGCGGGAGGCCGTTCAGGCGCTGCACGCCTGGCGGGGCCGCCCGGACCCGGTGCACGCGCCGCCCGCGCTGGTGGAGTTCTTCGCATCGCTCACCCCGCACGCCGGGCTGTACCGGGAGCTGCTGAGCCCGGGCGGCGGCGGCCCGCTGGGCCGGGTGCTGCACCGGGACCTCAGGGCGTACAGCCTGCGGGAGCGGGAACTGGCCGGCGCGGCGGACGCCCCCCTCGTAGCGTCCGCCGTCGCCGCCACGTTCGCCGGGGTGCTGGGCGACTGGCTGCACGGCCTGATCGAGGCCACGTCCGAGGAGGTGGCCCATCAGGTCTGGCAGTTGCTGGTCGCGCTGCACGCCAGCCGCTGA
- a CDS encoding DUF1304 domain-containing protein, translating to METVANVLVGLVAALHVYILVMEIFLWQKKPGRGLHGFDPEMARATAPMAANQGLYNGFLAAGLIWGLIAADPTGYRVQIFSLVCVVIAGVFGAATANPRILIAQALPGALALAAVLVAG from the coding sequence ATGGAAACGGTCGCGAACGTGCTGGTGGGCCTGGTGGCCGCGCTGCACGTCTACATCCTGGTGATGGAGATATTTCTGTGGCAGAAGAAGCCCGGGCGAGGGCTGCACGGCTTCGATCCGGAAATGGCCCGCGCGACCGCGCCGATGGCCGCCAACCAGGGCCTGTACAACGGCTTTCTGGCGGCCGGTCTGATCTGGGGGCTGATCGCGGCCGATCCCACGGGCTACCGCGTCCAGATCTTCTCCCTGGTCTGTGTCGTGATCGCGGGCGTGTTCGGCGCGGCCACCGCGAACCCCCGCATCCTGATCGCCCAGGCGCTGCCCGGAGCCCTCGCCCTGGCCGCCGTCCTGGTCGCCGGATGA
- a CDS encoding ATP-binding protein has translation MELATPPPAARAPVAWYSWWLMPLALGGGTVAATFMSSEQITAAVAGAAATAASTVCVRLLIRTRTQLRRAESEFRASQAEHSQQWQQHVSGLERKFAAERVAHDGERAAVEGRLSEQAGAYEAQLAEQARAFEERLAGQAQSYEAQLADQAEVFKEQLTHQYDAVARLADEQLPEALERLRAGEAVDDLLPAVNQCAKVSSELQAELRKVLRTSLIGVEAEFNRSTSAEQAVISIGNRIHVLTSKLRGRLHEMQGEHGRLPSVARGLMELDQAIGPADCLAASVGVLGGSDRPGRQWQEPQRLLSVVRGGIGRIKDFHRIEVRHLPELGVDGGLVDHLTLIFAHILDNAARYSPPTEPVVVSGKEVPNGVGIEIQDSGKGLSEEKKRDAEHALAGTAPGAGLGGISEDASIGLRVVGALARRYGIRVTYADSPWLGTSVVIVVPHKYFSPLAASATAAAAPAARTAATATGLPTRTPATATEPAEAEVAEVGDDVETTPGGLPRRRSKRSEAARHEPAERAERSEGAAVAAVPPDASFTGLAAFATAGRDSGEDGFDATAGRASTEHQTEESDKSV, from the coding sequence ATGGAACTCGCCACTCCGCCCCCGGCGGCGCGGGCCCCTGTCGCCTGGTACAGCTGGTGGCTGATGCCGCTGGCTTTAGGAGGCGGGACGGTTGCCGCTACGTTCATGAGCTCCGAGCAGATAACCGCCGCCGTCGCCGGTGCCGCGGCGACCGCGGCCAGTACCGTGTGCGTACGGCTCCTGATCCGCACCCGGACACAACTGCGCCGCGCCGAGAGCGAGTTCCGTGCCTCGCAGGCCGAGCACTCGCAGCAGTGGCAGCAGCATGTGTCGGGCCTGGAACGGAAGTTCGCGGCCGAGCGCGTGGCCCACGACGGCGAGCGCGCCGCCGTGGAGGGCCGGCTCTCCGAGCAGGCCGGAGCCTACGAGGCACAACTGGCCGAACAGGCCCGGGCGTTCGAGGAGCGACTGGCCGGACAGGCCCAGTCCTACGAGGCCCAGCTCGCCGACCAGGCCGAGGTCTTCAAGGAACAGCTGACGCACCAGTACGACGCGGTCGCGCGGCTCGCCGATGAGCAGCTGCCCGAGGCGCTGGAGCGCCTGCGCGCCGGAGAGGCGGTCGACGATCTGCTGCCGGCCGTCAACCAGTGCGCCAAGGTCAGTTCCGAACTCCAGGCCGAACTGCGCAAGGTCCTGCGGACCTCCCTGATCGGTGTCGAGGCGGAGTTCAACCGCTCGACCTCCGCCGAACAGGCCGTGATCAGTATCGGCAACCGTATCCACGTCCTGACCAGCAAGCTGCGCGGACGCCTGCACGAGATGCAGGGCGAGCACGGACGGCTGCCCTCCGTGGCGCGCGGTCTGATGGAGCTGGACCAGGCGATCGGCCCCGCCGACTGTCTCGCCGCGAGCGTCGGCGTGCTCGGCGGCTCGGACCGGCCCGGCCGGCAGTGGCAGGAGCCGCAGCGGCTGCTCAGCGTGGTCCGCGGCGGCATCGGCCGGATCAAGGACTTCCACCGGATCGAGGTACGGCATCTGCCCGAACTCGGCGTCGACGGCGGCCTGGTGGACCACCTCACGCTGATCTTCGCCCACATCCTGGACAACGCGGCCCGCTACTCGCCGCCCACCGAGCCGGTGGTCGTCTCCGGCAAGGAGGTGCCGAACGGCGTCGGCATCGAGATCCAGGACTCCGGCAAGGGTCTGAGCGAGGAGAAGAAGCGCGACGCCGAGCACGCCCTGGCCGGCACCGCGCCCGGCGCGGGACTCGGCGGTATCTCGGAGGACGCCAGCATCGGCCTGCGGGTCGTCGGCGCGCTGGCCCGCCGCTACGGCATCCGGGTCACCTACGCCGACTCGCCGTGGCTCGGCACCTCGGTGGTGATCGTGGTCCCGCACAAGTACTTCAGCCCGCTGGCCGCGTCCGCCACCGCGGCGGCCGCACCGGCGGCCCGGACCGCGGCGACCGCCACGGGTCTGCCGACCCGTACCCCGGCCACCGCCACCGAGCCGGCCGAGGCGGAAGTGGCGGAGGTGGGCGACGACGTGGAGACCACGCCCGGAGGTCTGCCCCGGCGCCGCAGCAAGCGCAGCGAGGCGGCCCGCCACGAGCCGGCCGAGCGCGCCGAACGCAGCGAGGGGGCCGCGGTCGCGGCCGTCCCGCCGGACGCGTCCTTCACCGGTCTGGCGGCCTTCGCCACGGCCGGCCGGGACTCCGGCGAAGACGGCTTCGACGCCACTGCCGGACGCGCGTCCACCGAGCACCAGACTGAAGAGAGCGACAAGTCCGTATGA
- a CDS encoding roadblock/LC7 domain-containing protein, protein MTQQGTDVSWALRDLVESIPEIRFALVASSDGKAITSYGAEDPDDVDRFAAVVAGLQALAQPVAEQFPKYAGQLRLAMIEVDGGHLFVVRAGVETYLGVLAREGLDQGLLGHQMRDLARRMGELLGTTPRLEEHSG, encoded by the coding sequence ATGACGCAGCAGGGAACCGACGTGAGCTGGGCGCTCCGCGATCTGGTGGAGTCCATCCCGGAGATCCGCTTCGCCCTGGTGGCCTCCAGTGACGGCAAGGCCATCACTTCCTACGGCGCCGAAGACCCCGACGACGTGGACCGCTTCGCCGCCGTCGTGGCCGGCCTGCAGGCGCTGGCGCAGCCGGTCGCCGAGCAGTTCCCCAAGTACGCGGGGCAGCTCAGGCTGGCGATGATCGAGGTCGACGGCGGCCACCTGTTCGTCGTACGCGCGGGGGTGGAGACGTATCTCGGCGTCCTCGCCCGGGAGGGCCTCGACCAGGGGCTCCTCGGACATCAGATGAGGGACCTGGCGCGCAGGATGGGCGAACTGCTCGGCACCACTCCGCGCCTGGAGGAGCACTCTGGATGA
- a CDS encoding DUF742 domain-containing protein, with product MSAPRRPTDPSGLERYYVLTKGRSGPGGSASSLDVATLIVSRATSVPGMQHEHEEILRRCRDPLSVAELGAHLGLPFNILAVLLADLLEAGRVEARDPIPVHGAGRGPDLALLEEVLSGLERL from the coding sequence ATGAGTGCTCCCCGCCGGCCCACGGACCCGTCCGGTCTCGAGCGCTACTACGTCCTCACCAAGGGGCGCAGCGGACCGGGCGGTTCGGCGTCGAGCCTTGACGTGGCGACCCTCATCGTCTCCCGCGCGACCTCCGTACCGGGGATGCAGCACGAGCACGAGGAGATCCTCCGGCGCTGCCGCGATCCGCTGTCGGTGGCCGAACTCGGCGCCCACCTCGGATTGCCCTTCAACATTCTCGCGGTGCTGCTGGCGGATCTGCTCGAGGCAGGCCGCGTCGAAGCCCGTGACCCCATCCCGGTGCACGGCGCCGGCCGCGGGCCCGACCTCGCGCTCCTTGAGGAGGTACTCAGTGGACTTGAAAGGCTTTGA
- a CDS encoding GTP-binding protein has protein sequence MDLKGFDHPGGPAGGGGTRSVKVMIAGGFGTGKTTMVRSVSDIKPLTTEETLTQASADVDHLIGVADKTETTVSLDFGKISINDSLMLYLFGTPGQERFWFLWNGLFKGALGAVVLVDTRRLASSFRAIEEMERQEVPFVIALNVFPDSKDHPIEEIRDALDISPHTPVVVCDARDRASSRDVLITLMRHLKERSAVALEPR, from the coding sequence GTGGACTTGAAAGGCTTTGACCACCCCGGCGGGCCGGCCGGGGGCGGCGGCACCCGCTCGGTCAAGGTGATGATCGCCGGCGGTTTCGGCACCGGGAAGACCACCATGGTCCGTTCGGTGAGCGACATCAAGCCGCTCACCACCGAGGAGACGCTCACCCAGGCGAGCGCCGACGTCGACCACCTGATCGGCGTCGCCGACAAGACCGAGACCACGGTCAGCCTCGACTTCGGCAAGATCAGCATCAACGACAGCCTGATGCTGTACCTGTTCGGCACCCCGGGCCAGGAGCGCTTCTGGTTCCTGTGGAACGGCCTGTTCAAGGGCGCGCTCGGCGCGGTCGTCCTGGTGGACACCCGCCGACTCGCCTCCAGCTTCCGGGCGATCGAGGAGATGGAGCGGCAGGAGGTCCCCTTCGTCATCGCCCTCAATGTCTTCCCCGACTCCAAGGACCATCCCATCGAGGAGATACGGGATGCCCTGGACATCTCCCCCCACACTCCGGTCGTGGTCTGCGACGCCCGCGACCGGGCCTCCAGCCGAGATGTGCTGATCACCCTGATGCGTCATCTGAAGGAACGCTCTGCCGTCGCACTGGAGCCCCGATGA
- a CDS encoding cytochrome P450, with the protein MNDQNLDSPDAPRGCPVAHGSAEPARLYGPEAATDPRGIYERLRKEHGSVAPVLLEGDIPAWLVLGYRDSRRVLDNPRQFARDARNWRDMREGRVADNSPLVPMLAWRPDCVSQDGEAHRRLRGAVSDGLQSAADRGIRRHATHFANKQIDAFADSGRADLVADYADLLPMLVVARILGLAEAEGRRLVASCAQVMKGGEDAVMHDGVIREIFGELAERRRSEPGSDLATGLLEHHAGLDHDEVVAHLRAVLIAAHVTTNLLARVLELVLTDASRLSGLISGQLTISAVVEEAMWNSPPLAVLPGRFAASDVELGGHRIEEGDLLVLGLAPGNVDPEVRPDPGVSVHGNQAHLAFGAGPHECPGQNIGMSIIEIAVDVLLHRLPGLRLAVPPEDLTSTASTWMSQLDSLPVEFEV; encoded by the coding sequence ATGAACGACCAGAACCTCGACAGTCCCGACGCCCCCCGCGGCTGCCCGGTCGCGCACGGTTCGGCAGAACCGGCCCGGCTGTACGGGCCCGAGGCGGCGACCGACCCGCGCGGCATCTACGAGCGGCTGCGCAAGGAGCACGGCTCCGTCGCGCCGGTGCTGCTGGAGGGTGACATCCCCGCCTGGCTGGTACTGGGCTACCGGGACAGCCGGCGAGTGCTCGACAATCCCCGCCAGTTCGCCCGGGACGCGCGGAACTGGCGGGACATGCGGGAGGGCCGGGTCGCGGACAACTCTCCGCTGGTTCCGATGCTCGCCTGGCGCCCCGACTGTGTGTCCCAGGACGGCGAGGCTCACCGCCGACTGCGCGGTGCCGTCAGCGACGGGCTGCAGTCCGCCGCCGACCGAGGTATCCGGCGCCACGCCACGCACTTCGCCAACAAGCAGATCGACGCGTTCGCGGACTCCGGCCGCGCCGATCTGGTGGCGGACTACGCCGACTTACTGCCGATGCTCGTGGTGGCCCGCATTCTGGGGCTTGCCGAAGCGGAGGGGCGTCGCCTGGTCGCGTCCTGCGCCCAGGTGATGAAGGGCGGCGAGGATGCCGTCATGCACGACGGCGTGATCAGGGAGATCTTCGGTGAACTCGCCGAGCGCAGGCGGTCCGAACCCGGCTCCGACCTCGCCACCGGCCTGCTGGAGCATCACGCGGGTCTCGACCACGACGAGGTCGTGGCCCACCTGCGCGCGGTGCTGATCGCCGCGCACGTCACGACCAACCTGCTGGCCCGGGTGCTGGAGCTGGTCCTGACCGACGCCTCCCGGCTCTCCGGGCTGATCAGCGGTCAGCTGACCATCTCGGCGGTGGTGGAGGAGGCCATGTGGAACTCTCCGCCGCTGGCCGTCCTGCCGGGGCGCTTCGCCGCCAGCGATGTCGAACTGGGCGGGCACCGCATCGAGGAGGGCGACCTGCTCGTTCTCGGTCTCGCCCCGGGCAACGTCGACCCCGAGGTCCGGCCCGACCCGGGTGTCTCGGTGCACGGCAACCAGGCGCACCTGGCGTTCGGCGCGGGCCCGCACGAGTGCCCCGGGCAGAACATCGGGATGTCCATCATTGAGATCGCGGTGGACGTCCTGCTGCACCGACTGCCGGGCCTGCGTCTGGCCGTGCCGCCGGAGGACCTCACCTCGACCGCGTCCACATGGATGTCCCAACTGGACAGCCTGCCGGTCGAGTTCGAGGTATAG